The window GAACTGGAACAGATTGTTTATGACAGCCAGTGCCTCAAGGAACTGATCGATCCGGTCTATGTCGCCAATTTGGTGGCGTTTTTGAGCTCCAATGATGCGCGCATGTGCTCGTCGGGCACCTACACGGTCGACGGCGGCTGGATCTGAACAGGAAGGAAGATAATGGCAACGCTCGCTGAACGTTTGGAGAAGTGTTACACCGGCGCCGTGTTCGACGTCCTGAGGGGCCGCGGCATCACTGATACGGTGCTTCCCAAAGATGTCCGCCCGATCGATCCGTCGAAGACCCTTGCAGGGCCCGTATTCACCGTGAAAGGCAGTCCGAAGCCAGGCATTGACGGGCATGAGTCCTTGCTGCGCTGGACGGAGTTTTTGTCGCAAGCGCCCGAAGGCCATGTGGTCATGTCCACGGGTCAGGATGATGAGAGAGCACTGATGGGCGAGCTCAGCGCCGAAACGCTGCAATATCGCGGCGTGAGGGGGTATGTCACCGATGGCGGCTGCCGCGATTGCGACTTCATCATCAATATCGGTTTTCCGGTCTTTGCCCGTTTCTTCACACCGCGCGATATCGTTGGCGCATGGACGCCGGACAGCTTTGAGGAGCCGCTGGATTTCATGGGAGTCCGCATCAATCCAGGCGATTACCTGATTGCCGATATCGACGGTGCAGTGGTGATTCCGGGTGCCATTGCCGAGGACGTGATTTCAGAAGTCGAAAAGATCATGGAAACGGAGAGCCTTGTGCGCAAGGCGATCCTGGAAGGTGTCTCACCCAAGGATGCTTATCTCCAATACGGCAAATTCTGACTGACCCCGATTGAGCGGAGCAAGCATGAATATAGCGCAGTCCATTGTTGACGATCTGGGGCGAAGAATTGTCCGGGGGGAACTGCATGCGGGCGGACCGGCCCTGATCGAGCAGGATATCGTCTCGGAATTCGGCGCCAGCCGCAATGTCGTGCGCGAGGCCGTCAAGACGTTGGCCGCCAAGAACCTGGTGCGCTCGGAGCGCCGTGTGGGAACGATTGTGCAGCCGCCACAGGAATGGAACCTGCTGGATCCGCAAGTCATTGAATGGATGCTATCGGAGGAATCGACGCACGAAACGCTGCTTTCCGCGCTATCGGAACTGCGTTTGATATTCGAGCCGGAAGCGGCTGCCCTTGCTGCCCGGCGTGCAACGTCGAGACAGATTTTGCGGCTTTTCGATTGTTTTGAACAAATGCAGCACTACGCGGAAGATCCGAAGCGGGCGATCGAGCACGACGTTCTGTTCCACGAGGCGCTTCTGGACGCATGCGGCAACCCCTTGCTGCGTTCCCTGAACCACTCGATTTCACTGTTGTTGCGGGCGAATTTCAAGCTGTCCATCCAGGTGGATAATGCGTTTATCCGAAACCTGGAAGATCACGGCTTCATCGCTGAAGCAATCCGAGACCGGGAACCGGAAAAAGCGCGTCAGGCGGTGATCACGCTGCTGAGGAAGAACCAGCTGGACATCGACTCCATGCAACCCTCGGGGAATAGACAATGACACCTGAATTGTTCCTAAACCGCGCCGAGATGCTTGGTGAGGGCATGATGTGTCTGCCGGGCGGTGAGCGCCTGGCCTGGGTCGATATTCTGGGTAAGCGGTTGATGCTGGCGAACGCCGATGGAGCCATGGTGCTTGAGCGCAGTTTTGATAGTGAGATCGGAGCGGTCTTGCCCGGCGCAGGTGATGAGCTGATCCTGGTTTTGCGCAAGGATGTTGTTGCTTTCGACCCGACAAGCGGTGCCGATCGGCACATATGGTCCGCCGACGGGCTCGAACCGGAAACCAACCGTTTCAATGATGCGGCGGTCGATGCGGCCGGCAATCTGTGGATCGGTTCGATGGATTTTGATGCCGAGGCGGAAACCGGTGTCCTGTGGCGGCTGACGCCTTGCGGACAGGCTGAACCAATGGCCCGTGGTTATCGTTGCCTGAACGGGCCGGCCTTTTCGCCCGATGGGCGTACGCTCTATCTCGGTGATACGATGGGCGGCAAAGTTCTGGCCTTTGATCTCGAGCTTCAGTCCGGCGGTCTCTCCAACGAGCGCCTGTTTGTCGACCTCGGTGCGTTTGGCGGCCTGCCGGACGGGATGACAGTTGATACCGCAGGTAATGTTTGGCTCTGCCAGATCACCGCCGGACGGATCGGTTGCTACGCACCCAACGGAAAAAAGCTGAAGTCGGTTGCCCTGCCGGTGCCGATGGTGACGAGCTGTTGTTTCGGGGGCCCCGATCTGAAGACGCTTTACGCGACGACGGCGCGTATTCTGCTGGACGATGTCGATCTTGAGGCCTACCCGGACAGCGGCTCCCTCTACACAATAAGGGCCGATGCCACAGGCCTTGTCGCCAACCGGTTCGGTGTCGGCGCGGGGGCGCGGTAATATGGCGGAGAAGAAAAACGGCCGCCGTTCGCAAGCCTGGTTCGGCGGTACCGACAAGCGCAGCACGATCCACAGGGCGTGGATGCTCAATCAGGGGACGCCGCCGGATAATTTTGACGGCCGCCCGGTCATCGGAATTTGCAATACCTGGAGCGAATTCACACCTTGCAATGCTCATCTGCGCGATCTGGCCGAACGGGTCAAGCGGGGCGTGCTTGAGGCGGGCGGCGTGGCGTTCGAGTTTCCCGTGATGTCTCTTGGCGAAAGCAGCATACGGCCGACAGCCATGTTGTTTCGCAATCTTGCAAGCATGGATGTCGAGGAGAGCATCCGAGCCAATCCGATGGATGGCGTCGTCTTGTTGTGTGGATGCGACAAGACAACCCCGTCACTGGTGATGGGTGCGGCAAGCTGCGACCTGCCGACCATCGTTGTGTCGGGCGGCCCGATGCTGAACGGAAAGCACCGCGGCTGCGATGTCGGATCGGGTACAGCGGTCTGGAAGATGTCGGAGGACATGCGTGCCGGCGAGATGAGCCCTGAGGCGTTTATGGATGCCGAACAGGCCATGTCACGCAGCGCCGGCAGTTGCATGACCATGGGAACCGCCAGCACCATGGCCAGCATGATGGAGGCGATTGGTCTGGCGCTGCCCCAGAATGCGGCGACGCCTGCGGTGGACGCGCGGCGGCGAACGCTTTCGCAATATTCGGGGCGTCAAATTGTCGATCTGGTCCGCAGGAATATCCGGATGTCGGACATCGTGACACGTCGGTCGCTTGAGAACGCGATCCGCGTCAATGCGGCCATCGGCGGTTCGACCAATGCCATTCTTCATATGATCGCCATTGCCGGCAGACTTGAACTTTCACTGACCAGCGAGGACTGGGACGAGATCGGCCGGGATATTCCAACAATCCTGAACCTGCAGCCGTCGGGCAAATATCTGATGGAAGATTTTTATTATGCGGGCGGGCTGCCGGTCGTGATGAAGTATCTGCTCGATCGCGGATTGCTGCACGGCGATGCGAAGACTGTCAGTGGAATGACGGTCGGTGATCAGGTGGAAGGAGCCGAGAACTTCAATGACGATGTCATTCGCAGCGATGGAGCGCCGTTGACCGAAAGCGGTGGCATTGCGGTGCTGCGCGGCAATCTTGCGCCACTTGGCGCGGTCATCAAGCCGTCCGCGGCGACAGCGGAACTGATGCAGCATACAGGACCGGCTGTCGTGTTCGAGGATATCGACGACTACAAGGCGCGGATAGACGATCCCGACCTGGATGTATCCGAAGACAGTGTTCTCGTGCTCAAGAACTGCGGGCCGAAGGGTTATCCAGGTATGGCCGAAGTCGGCAATATGGGGCTGCCGTCCAAACTGTTGAAACAGGGCGTACGCGACATGGTCAGAATTTCCGATGCGCGTATGAGCGGCACCGCGTTCGGTACCATTGTCCTGCACGCCGCTCCCGAAGCGGCTGCGGGCGGGCCGCTTGCACTCGTGCGCGACGGGGACATCATCACGCTCGACGTTGAGAAGCGCCGGCTGGAGTTGCAGGTTTCCGACGAAGAGTTGAACGAGCGCCTGAAATTCTGGACCGCGCCTGACCCCGCCATGCGGACTGGATATCAGAAACTCTATGTCGACCATGTGCTTCAGGCCGATCGCGGCGTTGATCTCGATTTCCTCGTCGGCAAGCGCGGCGCTGATGTTCCGAGGGATTCCCACTAGCCGCGTTGACGATCAGATCTTCGCAATACATGGCGGACATCGAACCGGATCACGGCGGCCTCATTGCCGCTCTGCAGTTCACCGGTCGGGACGGACCTGTCGATATCCTGCGTCCCGCGCCGTCTCTTGGCGGATATATCGATGGCCTGCCGGTGTTCGGTTGCTTTCCGATGGTGCCATTCGCAAACCGGCTGACGGTTCCTGACTTGCCGATGGAAAACGGCGTTGCGCGATTTCCGATCAACTGGCCATCCGAAGGTGTTGCAATGCATGGGGTGGCATTTGCAAGCGCTTGGCAAGTCGAGTCCCTTCAGGACGATCGTGTCCGGCTCTCCAACGCGATAGGAGATCTGGATGGTCGATTTCTTGGGACCGCGAAGCAGGATTTGAGCCTGTCGGATGATCAGGGGTTGCAGGCACAGTTGAGCTATCGCCACCAGCATGAAAAAGCGATGATTGCCGGGGTCGGGTTTCACCCCTGGTTTCATGCGCCGGTGGGCGAGGTGCCTTTTGCGATCGGCTTCAGCGCCGCCGATCGCTTCGAGATGGGATCGGATCAGTTTCCCGTCGGCTACACACGCGTCGATGCAAAGCGGATTGGGCTGAATAATGATGATAACGGCCTCGACACCTGCTTTGCGGGGTGGTCCGGAGAAGCGCATCTGCGTCGCCCGTCACAGTCGTTGGCCGTCAATATCCGTTCAGACGCATCGATATTGCACTGTTTTATCGCCGGAGCATTTGACGCCGTTTGCCTTGAGCCTGTAAGTCACATCCCCGGCGCTGCGCATGATGCGCGTTGGCGTTCAAAAGGCCCAATGCGGCTTCTGAATACGGGCGAGGAGATTTCTTTGGAAATGACCATATCTGCGGCAACATGCGATGACGTTGACCGCCCCCGCAACGGGGCGCGGGTATGACGGCTTTCAATTTGCCGGCAAACGGCACCTATCTCGGGCGTGTCTGGAACCCGGCGGTGGAAGGACCCTCGGTTGTCACGATCCGCGACGACCGGCTTATCGACATTACCGGCAGGCAAGCGCCGCTGGTGCGCGACATCTGCGAAATGGATGATCCGGCCGGATATGTGCGCAGTGCCGCGGGCGTCGATCTCGGGCCTGTTTCGGCGATCGAAACCAATCGTCCGGGCGATCCGGCCGCCGTTCATTTCCTGGCACCGTGCGATCTGCAAAGCGTGAAGGCCTGCGGCGTGACCTTTGCCAGTTCCATGGTGGAGCGCGTTATCGAAGAGCGTGCAGCCGGCGATCCGCAGCTTGCCGAGGATATCCGCAGCCGGGTTGCCGCTGCGATCGGCGATAGCCTGCGCGATATCAAGGCCGGGTCGGACGAGGCCGCAAAGGTCAAGGCCGCTCTGATCGAAGAGGGGCTGTGGAGCCAGTATCTGGAAGTGGGGATCGGTCCCGACGCCGAGGTATTTTCCAAGGCGCAGGTGCTTTCGTCCGTCGGCCCCTTGGCCGAGGTCGGCCTGCACCCGATTTCACGGTGGAACAATCCCGAACCCGAGGTGGTTCTGGCCGTATCGTCTGCCGGGCGCGTTGTGGGCGCAACGCTCGGAAACGATGTCAATCTGCGCGATGTCGAGGGGCGCTCAGCGCTCCTGTTGAGCAAGGCCAAGGACAACAATGCGTCCTGCGCCATCGGTCCCATGATCAGGCTGTTTGACGCGACGTTTTCACTTGATGACGTGCGTGCTGCCAAGATCGACCTCACGGTCACGGGCGAAGACGGATTTGAGCTGAAAGGCCATTCGTCGATGAAGGAAATCAGCCGCGATCCGCAAGAGCTTGTCGCTCAAACGCTGGGGCGGCATCATCAATATCCGGACGGCATCGTCCTGTTTTTGGGAACGCTCTTCGCACCAACACAGGATCGTGATGCTCCAGGAGAAGGTTTCACTCACAAACTGGGCGATGTGGTTGAAATATCTGCACCGCAGTTGGGACGGCTGACAAATACTGTACGGCTTTCCACTGAATGTACTGAATGGACCTTCGGCATCAGTCATCTGATGCGTAATCTTGCAAAACGAAACCTTATTTGAGGACCCGATATATGCTGAACGGAACACATCTGGTTGCCGGTGAATGGATTGGCAGCGACAACAGTTTTTCAAATGAGCCGGTGAGTGGTGAAGCCGATCAGTTTGCTGTCGGAACGGTGGAACTGGTCAATCGCGCCGTTGAACAGGCCGAAGCTGCGTTTGCCAGCTACTCTTCGCTTGCACGTTCC is drawn from Hoeflea prorocentri and contains these coding sequences:
- a CDS encoding SMP-30/gluconolactonase/LRE family protein; its protein translation is MTPELFLNRAEMLGEGMMCLPGGERLAWVDILGKRLMLANADGAMVLERSFDSEIGAVLPGAGDELILVLRKDVVAFDPTSGADRHIWSADGLEPETNRFNDAAVDAAGNLWIGSMDFDAEAETGVLWRLTPCGQAEPMARGYRCLNGPAFSPDGRTLYLGDTMGGKVLAFDLELQSGGLSNERLFVDLGAFGGLPDGMTVDTAGNVWLCQITAGRIGCYAPNGKKLKSVALPVPMVTSCCFGGPDLKTLYATTARILLDDVDLEAYPDSGSLYTIRADATGLVANRFGVGAGAR
- a CDS encoding fumarylacetoacetate hydrolase family protein, giving the protein MTAFNLPANGTYLGRVWNPAVEGPSVVTIRDDRLIDITGRQAPLVRDICEMDDPAGYVRSAAGVDLGPVSAIETNRPGDPAAVHFLAPCDLQSVKACGVTFASSMVERVIEERAAGDPQLAEDIRSRVAAAIGDSLRDIKAGSDEAAKVKAALIEEGLWSQYLEVGIGPDAEVFSKAQVLSSVGPLAEVGLHPISRWNNPEPEVVLAVSSAGRVVGATLGNDVNLRDVEGRSALLLSKAKDNNASCAIGPMIRLFDATFSLDDVRAAKIDLTVTGEDGFELKGHSSMKEISRDPQELVAQTLGRHHQYPDGIVLFLGTLFAPTQDRDAPGEGFTHKLGDVVEISAPQLGRLTNTVRLSTECTEWTFGISHLMRNLAKRNLI
- a CDS encoding IlvD/Edd family dehydratase, with the translated sequence MAEKKNGRRSQAWFGGTDKRSTIHRAWMLNQGTPPDNFDGRPVIGICNTWSEFTPCNAHLRDLAERVKRGVLEAGGVAFEFPVMSLGESSIRPTAMLFRNLASMDVEESIRANPMDGVVLLCGCDKTTPSLVMGAASCDLPTIVVSGGPMLNGKHRGCDVGSGTAVWKMSEDMRAGEMSPEAFMDAEQAMSRSAGSCMTMGTASTMASMMEAIGLALPQNAATPAVDARRRTLSQYSGRQIVDLVRRNIRMSDIVTRRSLENAIRVNAAIGGSTNAILHMIAIAGRLELSLTSEDWDEIGRDIPTILNLQPSGKYLMEDFYYAGGLPVVMKYLLDRGLLHGDAKTVSGMTVGDQVEGAENFNDDVIRSDGAPLTESGGIAVLRGNLAPLGAVIKPSAATAELMQHTGPAVVFEDIDDYKARIDDPDLDVSEDSVLVLKNCGPKGYPGMAEVGNMGLPSKLLKQGVRDMVRISDARMSGTAFGTIVLHAAPEAAAGGPLALVRDGDIITLDVEKRRLELQVSDEELNERLKFWTAPDPAMRTGYQKLYVDHVLQADRGVDLDFLVGKRGADVPRDSH
- a CDS encoding FadR/GntR family transcriptional regulator; this translates as MNIAQSIVDDLGRRIVRGELHAGGPALIEQDIVSEFGASRNVVREAVKTLAAKNLVRSERRVGTIVQPPQEWNLLDPQVIEWMLSEESTHETLLSALSELRLIFEPEAAALAARRATSRQILRLFDCFEQMQHYAEDPKRAIEHDVLFHEALLDACGNPLLRSLNHSISLLLRANFKLSIQVDNAFIRNLEDHGFIAEAIRDREPEKARQAVITLLRKNQLDIDSMQPSGNRQ
- a CDS encoding RraA family protein; this translates as MATLAERLEKCYTGAVFDVLRGRGITDTVLPKDVRPIDPSKTLAGPVFTVKGSPKPGIDGHESLLRWTEFLSQAPEGHVVMSTGQDDERALMGELSAETLQYRGVRGYVTDGGCRDCDFIINIGFPVFARFFTPRDIVGAWTPDSFEEPLDFMGVRINPGDYLIADIDGAVVIPGAIAEDVISEVEKIMETESLVRKAILEGVSPKDAYLQYGKF